From Candidatus Thorarchaeota archaeon:
GTTGACATCGCCATACCGACAGGAATGGGATACCTTCGTAACTTCCTTGTTGCCCGTGGAGGTGATGCGGTTATTGCTATAGCAGGATCTGCTGGAACCCTCAGTGAAATGGCAATTGCTTGGTTCTCTGACCGCCCACTGATTGCTTTGGTAGAATCAGGGGGATGGGCCAAGAAATTAGCTGGCCAGAAAATCGATCATCGACGAAGCGATTCTGTATATCCCGCTCAGAGTGCAGAGGAAGCAGTACAGGCAGCTGTTGAATCGCTTGAATCAGGATGAGAATATTGAAGGCGTCCAATGTGGATTGCTGTAATACTATAAGAAAAAACGACTTCTTTAATGTGAAAAGAGAATGAAGCTCGCGAAGAGAGTCATTAGAGGCGACTATGATTTAGTAGAACATGAGGTACGGTATCTGCTAGATAGACTTTCTTCAAACTATGAAATCGAACCGAATGTACTGGAATTCCCGTCAGAAGATGTATTGTTTGTTGGTGACCTCCACGGCGATTTAGAGGCCGCGGAGGGAGTTCTTGAGCAATTCAACGATATAGACCCCTCTGCCATTGTGTTTTTGGGGGATTATGCTGATAGAGGAGAAAATCAGATTGAAACAACGAACTTGATTTTCTCATTGGCTGCAGAGTATCCAGAACGAGTTGTATTGTTGCGGGGGAATCATGAGGGGGAACAATTAGCTGCTCGCTACGGATTTAAGAGCGTAATCCGACGACGTTATTCACTGGATCTCTTTCGAAGCTACTGTAATTTCTTCAAGACATTACCAATTGCTGCGATGAACGGACAAGGCGTATTCGCATGTCATGGAGGAGTACCTGAGGGGGTTTCCTCGTTACGAGACCTTCAGAAGCCAAATCGGCATCATGAGAATATCCATGACCAAGTACTCTTCCAAATGGTCTGGAATGACCCAAAGCCTGCTGATTTCTATTTCCAGCGAAGTATGCGGGGCGGCGGTGCAAAGAACTTCGGAAGAAAGGCATTTGATGATTTTGCGAAGAATCTAGATGTGCGCATCATGATTCGTGCTCATCAAGCATTTCCTTCTGGCTTCAGAGAGTTCTTTGACGGCAGGCTAATCAGCGTATTCAGCACGGCATACAAAGGTCGCGTTAATCCGAAGATCGCTCATTTGACTGAAGATGGTTTGATTAAGCCGATTTCCCATGTGTAGCTAGGTTTCAATTGCAGTATTCCGCAGCATGATATGCACAAAGACGCAGTAGTAGTTGGTCGAATGAAGCACTTGCTGGAGACAAGTTCTTAAATAGTAGGAGAAGTTTCTCGACTCAACGGGATAGCATTCCAAGAGTGGAATATACAATGACAAAAGTAGCGGTAGTAAAAACAACCCCGAAGACGATTCAT
This genomic window contains:
- a CDS encoding TIGR00725 family protein, translated to MAVIGGSDTSGNGLELAEEVGAEIAKHGHVLVCGGLGGVMEAACKGAKRHGGITVGILPTESKMHANPFVDIAIPTGMGYLRNFLVARGGDAVIAIAGSAGTLSEMAIAWFSDRPLIALVESGGWAKKLAGQKIDHRRSDSVYPAQSAEEAVQAAVESLESG
- a CDS encoding metallophosphoesterase; protein product: MKLAKRVIRGDYDLVEHEVRYLLDRLSSNYEIEPNVLEFPSEDVLFVGDLHGDLEAAEGVLEQFNDIDPSAIVFLGDYADRGENQIETTNLIFSLAAEYPERVVLLRGNHEGEQLAARYGFKSVIRRRYSLDLFRSYCNFFKTLPIAAMNGQGVFACHGGVPEGVSSLRDLQKPNRHHENIHDQVLFQMVWNDPKPADFYFQRSMRGGGAKNFGRKAFDDFAKNLDVRIMIRAHQAFPSGFREFFDGRLISVFSTAYKGRVNPKIAHLTEDGLIKPISHV